A single Crateriforma conspicua DNA region contains:
- a CDS encoding pilus assembly FimT family protein, with product MNHRAFTLLELIIVLSIMVAVMGMSWPRMRRAANRAVLREAALQVKAGLAEARDRAVRTGQRSSFSFQQNGTEFVIATTDLRSADSADESLMISVVSGESNGFESVANESIAESADTEYSLNGGQCVKHSLPEPVTIASVESDDIEESILDVSAVTDDVSDVEADSSQTIAFFPDGRGSAAQIRLGSADTQEMVVLTVRALTGDVTIGDIERDSAMVLEQDDLSVDPSVETEFQSTLPESAVIDSADDLIPTTGWDFST from the coding sequence ATGAACCATCGCGCTTTCACCTTGCTGGAGTTGATCATCGTTCTGTCGATCATGGTGGCGGTGATGGGAATGTCTTGGCCTCGGATGCGGCGGGCTGCCAATCGTGCGGTGCTGCGTGAAGCGGCGCTGCAGGTGAAAGCCGGTTTAGCCGAGGCACGCGACCGAGCGGTGCGTACCGGCCAACGTTCCAGCTTTTCGTTCCAACAGAACGGCACCGAGTTTGTCATCGCAACCACGGATCTTCGTTCGGCCGATTCAGCGGACGAAAGTTTGATGATTTCGGTGGTGTCGGGTGAATCAAACGGTTTTGAATCGGTCGCGAACGAATCGATCGCCGAATCGGCGGATACCGAATACAGTTTGAACGGCGGGCAGTGCGTGAAGCACTCGTTACCTGAACCTGTGACGATTGCGTCGGTTGAATCGGACGACATCGAGGAATCAATCTTGGATGTGTCCGCTGTGACCGACGATGTTTCGGATGTCGAAGCGGATTCATCACAAACCATCGCGTTTTTCCCCGACGGTCGAGGGTCCGCAGCACAGATTCGCTTGGGCAGTGCGGACACCCAAGAGATGGTCGTGTTGACCGTCCGCGCACTGACCGGTGACGTCACCATTGGCGACATCGAACGAGATTCGGCGATGGTGCTGGAACAAGACGATCTGTCAGTCGACCCGTCGGTGGAGACCGAGTTCCAATCCACGCTTCCCGAATCCGCAGTGATTGATTCGGCTGATGATTTGATTCCCACCACAGGCTGGGATTTTTCGACGTGA
- the gspG gene encoding type II secretion system major pseudopilin GspG: protein MKRHQRIRVGFTLIELMIVLVILVMLFAIAGPRLLGTQKKADIKSTKAQLGNLEASLKLYAVDMRTFPSTEDGLAALIKPPADEAKARKWDGPYLDDEVIPADAWGNAFVYEYPPTQGGRDFPNISSPGLDGEPDTEDDIVNWRATEDGEDGEMGTMDSGDSFDSGDSMSTDMSFDTGDAL from the coding sequence ATGAAACGTCATCAACGTATTCGCGTCGGTTTCACGCTGATTGAGCTGATGATCGTCTTGGTGATTTTGGTGATGTTGTTCGCAATCGCGGGACCGCGATTGCTGGGGACTCAGAAGAAAGCGGATATCAAGAGCACCAAGGCGCAACTGGGGAACCTGGAAGCATCTTTAAAACTTTATGCAGTGGACATGCGGACCTTCCCCAGCACCGAGGACGGTTTGGCGGCCCTGATCAAACCACCTGCCGACGAAGCAAAGGCACGCAAGTGGGATGGTCCGTACTTGGATGATGAAGTCATTCCGGCGGACGCTTGGGGAAATGCATTTGTTTATGAGTATCCGCCGACACAAGGTGGTCGTGACTTCCCCAATATTTCTTCACCCGGTTTGGACGGTGAACCCGACACCGAAGATGACATCGTCAACTGGCGTGCCACCGAAGATGGCGAAGACGGTGAAATGGGAACGATGGATTCGGGCGACAGTTTTGACTCCGGCGATTCAATGTCCACCGATATGTCCTTCGACACAGGGGACGCCTTATGA
- a CDS encoding type II secretion system F family protein — MPNFAYRAKTAGGDNADGTIIAGDAREAMALLRRQALFPIEVIDRSARTGAFEWKLDLPKRVKAETIADTLTQLSDLLNGGVTLLESLTILAEQSADETMADVLADVRDRVADGENLDEALAAHPKVFSELVVSMVRAGLEGAFLEESLQHVAGFLQKQDAIRGKVSGAMTYPIVLMVVGGIVTVVLVMYVVPMFEPFFERLQRSGAGLPLATVVLLALSHSLVRFGVLVLIAAAGVVVMLRRAVGTPKGRRVLDRLKLKIPIAGSIFHSMAVSRFCRVLGTLLRNGVPLLKSLDISSTSTGNVLLAETIQKASENISSGNSLAAPLAASGLIPPQVMAMMRVAEESNSLDSVLVKIADRMDEKTERKLDAMVRLIEPLMLLIIGAMVMFIIVAVLLPVFDMNTALD; from the coding sequence CCATCGAAGTGATCGACCGGTCCGCCCGAACCGGGGCCTTCGAATGGAAGTTGGATTTGCCCAAGCGGGTCAAAGCGGAAACGATCGCCGACACGCTGACACAGTTAAGCGATTTGTTGAACGGCGGCGTCACGCTGTTGGAATCGCTGACGATTCTGGCCGAACAGAGTGCCGACGAAACGATGGCGGATGTTTTGGCCGACGTTCGTGATCGCGTTGCTGATGGAGAGAACTTGGATGAGGCACTTGCGGCACACCCCAAGGTGTTTTCCGAATTGGTAGTCAGCATGGTCCGCGCGGGGTTGGAAGGTGCGTTCCTTGAGGAATCGTTGCAACACGTCGCCGGCTTCCTACAAAAGCAGGATGCGATTCGCGGCAAGGTTTCCGGTGCCATGACCTACCCCATCGTTTTGATGGTGGTCGGTGGCATCGTCACCGTGGTGCTGGTGATGTACGTCGTACCGATGTTCGAACCGTTCTTTGAACGACTTCAACGCAGTGGTGCCGGTTTACCACTGGCGACCGTCGTGCTTTTGGCTCTCAGTCATTCGCTGGTACGCTTCGGCGTGTTGGTCTTAATCGCCGCTGCGGGCGTGGTCGTGATGTTGCGACGAGCGGTGGGGACCCCCAAAGGCCGACGTGTTCTGGATCGGCTAAAGCTAAAGATTCCGATCGCCGGATCGATCTTTCATTCCATGGCAGTTTCTCGGTTCTGCCGCGTTTTGGGGACACTGCTACGCAACGGCGTCCCGCTGCTGAAATCGCTGGACATCAGCAGCACATCGACGGGCAACGTCTTGTTGGCGGAAACGATTCAGAAAGCGTCCGAAAACATTTCATCCGGAAATTCGCTTGCGGCGCCGCTGGCCGCCAGCGGTCTGATTCCGCCCCAGGTGATGGCGATGATGCGAGTGGCGGAAGAATCCAATTCTTTGGATTCCGTGCTGGTCAAAATCGCGGATCGGATGGATGAGAAAACCGAACGCAAATTGGATGCAATGGTGCGTCTGATTGAGCCACTGATGTTATTGATCATCGGGGCGATGGTGATGTTCATCATCGTCGCGGTGTTGTTGCCCGTTTTCGATATGAACACGGCGTTGGATTAA